A region of Streptomyces sp. NBC_01788 DNA encodes the following proteins:
- a CDS encoding ABC transporter substrate-binding protein produces the protein MRSIRAAAVGAVTMSLALAASACGGGSSTGGGSNDSPKTLTYWASNQGASIEIDKKVLQPELDKFQKQTGIKVKLEVVPWSDLLNRILAATTSGQGPDVLNIGNTWSASLQATGGLLPWDAKNFDKIGGKDRFVDSALGSTGAEGKDPSSVPLYSMAYALYYNKQILADAGISKPPATWDELVADGKKIRAKGKQVLGAEGANVSENIHHVFVFAKQHGADFFTADGKPDFTSDGTVAAVKQYVDLMAKDKAIPQGNAEYAQNQSVSDFAKGRTAMLLWQSASSNLKSQGMSADAYGIAPVPVRSGTPGTDAQVNSMVAGINLAVFKNTHNLDGATKFVKFMTSDEEQKILNTAYTSIPPVKAAQEDPAFNTSDNAVLKETLATSAAALPQVADESQFETTVGTAVKELFADAAAGRAITTESVKAKLLKAQQQMPAK, from the coding sequence ATGCGCAGCATCCGAGCCGCGGCCGTAGGCGCCGTCACCATGTCTCTCGCCCTTGCCGCCTCGGCCTGCGGAGGCGGTTCGTCGACGGGTGGCGGGTCCAACGACTCGCCGAAGACGCTCACATACTGGGCCTCCAACCAGGGCGCCAGCATCGAGATCGACAAGAAGGTCCTCCAGCCCGAACTCGACAAGTTCCAGAAGCAGACGGGCATCAAGGTGAAGCTGGAGGTCGTGCCCTGGTCCGACCTGCTGAACCGGATCCTCGCCGCGACCACCTCCGGCCAGGGCCCCGACGTCCTCAACATCGGCAACACCTGGAGCGCCTCCCTCCAGGCCACCGGGGGGCTGCTGCCCTGGGACGCCAAGAACTTCGACAAGATCGGCGGCAAGGACCGCTTCGTCGACTCCGCGCTCGGCTCCACCGGCGCCGAGGGCAAGGACCCGTCCTCCGTACCGCTGTACTCGATGGCGTACGCGCTCTACTACAACAAGCAGATCCTCGCCGACGCGGGCATCTCCAAGCCCCCGGCCACCTGGGACGAACTCGTCGCCGACGGCAAGAAGATCCGGGCCAAGGGCAAGCAGGTCCTCGGCGCCGAGGGCGCCAACGTCTCGGAGAACATCCACCACGTCTTCGTCTTCGCCAAGCAGCACGGCGCCGACTTCTTCACCGCCGACGGCAAGCCCGACTTCACGAGTGACGGCACGGTCGCCGCGGTCAAGCAGTACGTCGACCTGATGGCCAAGGACAAGGCCATCCCGCAGGGCAACGCCGAATATGCGCAGAACCAGTCGGTCAGCGACTTCGCCAAGGGCAGGACGGCGATGCTGCTGTGGCAGTCCGCCTCCTCCAACCTCAAGTCCCAGGGCATGAGCGCGGACGCCTACGGCATCGCCCCGGTCCCCGTGCGGTCCGGCACCCCCGGCACCGACGCCCAGGTCAACTCGATGGTCGCCGGCATCAACCTCGCCGTCTTCAAGAACACCCACAACCTCGACGGCGCCACGAAGTTCGTGAAGTTCATGACCAGTGACGAGGAGCAGAAGATCCTCAACACGGCCTACACCTCCATCCCGCCGGTCAAGGCCGCCCAGGAGGACCCCGCTTTCAACACCTCGGACAACGCCGTCCTGAAGGAGACCCTGGCCACGAGCGCCGCCGCGCTGCCGCAGGTCGCCGACGAGTCCCAGTTCGAGACGACCGTCGGCACGGCCGTCAAGGAGCTGTTCGCCGACGCGGCCGCCGGACGCGCGATCACCACGGAGTCGGTGAAGGCCAAGCTGCTCAAGGCCCAGCAGCAGATGCCGGCGAAGTGA
- a CDS encoding putative immunity protein gives MVEDEFMTGEASEIVLSKQDLREVTAFAAACAETALEIFEADQPDDSRPRDAVGAAWEFARGGERGKSLRDTTSAALKAAKCAHTAAARDAAWAAMSAAGAAYLHPLAKATQVKHILGAGAYAARAAELVAGDDRSVTAEHVERAVRRATQVVVDVLKRFPAAPGGGGRVGELIRLLDADLRSLTLIE, from the coding sequence GTGGTCGAAGATGAGTTCATGACAGGTGAAGCGAGCGAGATCGTTCTGAGCAAGCAGGACCTTCGTGAGGTCACCGCGTTCGCCGCGGCGTGCGCGGAGACGGCCCTCGAGATATTCGAGGCCGATCAGCCGGACGACTCGCGGCCTCGAGACGCCGTCGGTGCCGCGTGGGAATTCGCTCGGGGTGGCGAGCGCGGGAAGTCTCTGCGCGACACGACGTCGGCGGCCCTCAAGGCAGCCAAGTGTGCGCACACTGCGGCAGCGCGCGATGCGGCGTGGGCAGCGATGTCCGCGGCGGGCGCCGCCTATCTGCATCCGCTGGCCAAGGCCACCCAGGTCAAGCACATCCTCGGGGCCGGTGCCTACGCGGCCAGAGCGGCCGAACTCGTTGCTGGTGACGATCGGAGCGTTACTGCCGAGCACGTTGAGCGAGCGGTGCGTCGCGCGACCCAGGTTGTCGTTGACGTACTCAAGCGTTTCCCGGCGGCACCAGGTGGGGGCGGACGGGTTGGTGAGTTGATTCGCCTGCTGGACGCTGATCTTCGTTCACTCACCCTCATTGAGTGA
- a CDS encoding aminopeptidase P family protein → MAKGRKNGLYSGISEELSALMRTGWADTERRELTLEEQAPYAATRRAALSARFPGERLVIPSGNLKVRSNDDTYPFRPYSGYVHMTGDQARDGALVLEPRADGGHDAYCYQLPRDSRDNDEFWTGATAELWMGRRRSLAEAERVLGLPCRDVRTAADDLAAVSGTPTRIVRGIDPSLEAAVATEAERDAELEEALSDLRLVKDEWEIKEIRSAVDSTVRGFTDVVGELSRAIASSERWIEGTFFRRARLEGNAVGYGTICAAGDHATIMHWTDNDGPVRPGELLLLDAGVESRTLYTADVTRTLPISGTFTPVQRRVYDAVYEAQEAGMAAVKPGAAYRDFHEAAQRSLAARLVEWGFIEGPADRAYELGLQRRFTMAGTGHMLGLDVHDCARARTEEYVDGVLEPGMVLTVEPGLYFQPDDLTVPQEWRGIGVRIEDDLLVTADGHENLSAGLPRSADEVEAWMARFAG, encoded by the coding sequence GTGGCGAAAGGCCGTAAGAACGGTTTGTACTCAGGGATCTCCGAGGAACTGTCCGCGTTGATGCGGACGGGGTGGGCGGACACCGAGAGGCGCGAGCTGACGCTCGAGGAACAGGCCCCGTATGCGGCCACGCGCCGGGCCGCGCTCTCCGCGCGCTTCCCGGGTGAACGGCTCGTGATCCCCTCGGGGAACCTCAAGGTCCGTTCGAACGACGACACCTACCCGTTCCGGCCGTACTCGGGCTATGTGCACATGACCGGCGACCAGGCCCGGGACGGTGCCCTTGTCCTCGAACCCCGTGCGGACGGTGGCCACGACGCCTACTGCTACCAACTCCCGCGGGACAGCAGGGACAATGACGAGTTCTGGACCGGTGCCACAGCGGAACTGTGGATGGGCCGGCGCCGCTCCCTCGCCGAGGCGGAGCGTGTGCTCGGCCTGCCGTGCCGGGACGTCCGCACGGCGGCCGACGACCTGGCAGCCGTCTCCGGCACACCGACCCGCATCGTCCGCGGCATCGACCCGTCCCTGGAGGCCGCCGTCGCCACCGAGGCGGAGCGCGACGCGGAGCTGGAAGAGGCCCTCAGCGATCTGCGCCTCGTGAAGGACGAGTGGGAGATCAAGGAGATCCGCTCGGCCGTCGACTCCACGGTGCGCGGGTTCACGGACGTCGTCGGTGAGCTGTCGCGGGCGATCGCGTCGTCCGAGCGGTGGATCGAGGGCACCTTCTTCCGCCGCGCCCGCCTCGAGGGCAACGCCGTGGGCTATGGCACGATCTGCGCCGCGGGTGACCACGCCACGATCATGCACTGGACCGACAACGACGGACCGGTGCGCCCCGGGGAGCTGCTCCTGCTCGACGCGGGCGTGGAGTCGCGCACCCTGTACACCGCCGACGTCACGCGCACTCTGCCGATCAGCGGCACCTTCACCCCCGTCCAGCGCAGGGTCTACGACGCGGTGTACGAGGCCCAGGAGGCGGGCATGGCGGCCGTCAAGCCGGGCGCCGCGTACCGGGACTTTCATGAGGCGGCCCAGCGTTCCCTGGCGGCGCGGCTGGTCGAGTGGGGTTTCATCGAAGGGCCTGCCGACCGCGCGTACGAGCTGGGTCTCCAGCGCCGTTTCACGATGGCCGGTACCGGTCACATGCTCGGCCTGGACGTCCACGACTGCGCGCGGGCCCGGACCGAGGAGTACGTCGACGGCGTACTGGAGCCGGGCATGGTGCTCACCGTCGAGCCCGGCCTGTACTTCCAGCCGGACGATCTGACCGTGCCGCAGGAGTGGCGCGGTATTGGCGTACGCATCGAGGACGACTTGCTCGTCACCGCCGATGGTCACGAGAATCTGTCGGCGGGCCTGCCGCGGTCGGCGGACGAGGTCGAGGCGTGGATGGCCCGGTTCGCGGGCTGA
- a CDS encoding carbohydrate ABC transporter permease, which translates to MTTTAPAHTGGTTAPVKSPGAARGPRRPGWLGRVSLPYLLLLPALLLELLVHIVPMVIGIVMSFKELTQFYIRDWSTAPWSGLDNYRMSVDFNAPVGEALLHSFLVTIAFTLLSVGLCWLIGTAAAICMQDTFRGRGLLRAVFLVPYALPVYAAVITWVFMFQHDNGLVNHVLHDQLHLTDKPSFWLIGDNSFVALLTVSVWKGWPFAFLIVMAGLQNIPRELYEAAALDGAGVWQQIRRITLPSLRPVNQVLVLVLFLWTFNDFNTPYVLFGKAAPEAADLISVHIYQASFVTWNFGTGSAMSVLLLLFLLVVTGGYLALTSRGRRSADV; encoded by the coding sequence ATGACGACCACCGCTCCCGCGCACACCGGCGGGACGACGGCGCCCGTGAAGTCACCCGGGGCGGCGCGCGGACCGCGCCGCCCCGGGTGGCTCGGACGTGTCTCGCTGCCGTACCTGCTGCTCCTGCCCGCTCTGCTGCTCGAACTCCTGGTCCACATCGTGCCGATGGTGATCGGCATCGTGATGAGCTTCAAGGAGCTCACCCAGTTCTACATCCGCGACTGGAGCACGGCTCCCTGGTCCGGCCTCGACAACTACCGCATGTCGGTGGACTTCAACGCCCCCGTCGGCGAGGCGCTGCTGCACTCCTTCCTCGTCACCATCGCGTTCACCCTGCTGTCGGTCGGCCTGTGCTGGCTCATCGGCACCGCGGCCGCGATCTGCATGCAGGACACCTTCCGCGGACGCGGCCTGCTGCGCGCCGTGTTCCTGGTGCCGTACGCGCTGCCGGTCTACGCGGCCGTCATCACCTGGGTGTTCATGTTCCAGCACGACAACGGCCTCGTGAACCACGTGCTGCACGACCAGCTGCACCTCACCGACAAGCCCTCGTTCTGGCTCATCGGCGACAACAGCTTCGTCGCGCTGCTGACGGTGTCGGTGTGGAAGGGCTGGCCGTTCGCCTTCCTCATCGTCATGGCCGGACTCCAGAACATCCCGCGCGAACTGTACGAGGCCGCCGCGCTGGACGGCGCCGGAGTCTGGCAGCAGATCCGCCGCATCACCCTGCCGTCCCTGCGGCCCGTCAACCAGGTGCTGGTCCTGGTGCTGTTCCTGTGGACGTTCAACGACTTCAACACGCCGTACGTGCTGTTCGGCAAGGCCGCCCCCGAGGCCGCGGACCTCATCTCGGTCCACATCTACCAGGCCTCTTTCGTCACCTGGAACTTCGGCACCGGCTCCGCCATGTCCGTCCTGCTGCTGCTCTTCCTGCTGGTCGTCACCGGCGGCTACCTCGCGCTCACCTCACGCGGACGGAGGTCCGCCGATGTCTGA
- a CDS encoding nuclear transport factor 2 family protein has product MQEETARSAIDTFISAFNASDDSYVTALLSQALTSDVVFWGPLGRSEGIAAVERFVLDIRRHPAGTGTMVRCSAVDMPDEWARYQWVFTTPDGGPRLTGTDVVHLRRSLIDQVIVFAGEIEPSAS; this is encoded by the coding sequence ATGCAGGAAGAGACCGCACGCTCCGCGATCGACACGTTCATCTCCGCGTTCAACGCCTCGGACGACAGCTATGTGACTGCCCTGCTCTCGCAGGCCCTGACCTCAGACGTGGTCTTCTGGGGACCGTTGGGTCGCAGCGAAGGAATCGCGGCGGTCGAGCGGTTCGTGCTGGACATCCGGCGCCACCCGGCGGGGACCGGCACGATGGTGCGCTGCTCAGCGGTGGACATGCCTGACGAATGGGCCCGGTACCAGTGGGTCTTCACCACTCCTGATGGAGGCCCCCGCCTGACGGGAACGGACGTCGTCCATCTGCGACGGAGCCTCATCGACCAGGTCATCGTCTTCGCGGGGGAGATCGAGCCGTCCGCCTCCTGA
- a CDS encoding GH1 family beta-glucosidase, with translation MSHAIDLAALPQDFRWGTATSAYQIEGAVAEDGRSPSIWDTFSHTPGKIDNDDHGDTACDHYHRWREDVALMGRLGVNAYRLSIAWPRVLPDGDGPVNPKGLDFYDELIDGLLAAGITPSVTLYHWDLPQALQDRGGWPERETAEHFAAYASVVAERLGDRVSHWTTLNEPLCSAWIGHLEGKMAPGLTDLTAAVRASYHLLLGHGLAAQAIRAVTSGAEVGIVNNLSTVFPASDSPEDQAAARRHDGHVNRWWLDPVHGRGFPADMREVYGVDLPERPGDLDIIAAPLDWLGLNYYFPATVADDPDGPVPHARSVRRPDVPRTGMDWEIDASGIETLLLRLTHEYGARKLYVTENGSAFPDTVGPDGTVDDPERRDYLVGHLAACASAARKGAPLAGYFAWSLLDNFEWAYGYAKRFGLVHVDYATQARTIKTSGRGYAEIVRAHGELGRGTA, from the coding sequence GTGTCCCACGCCATCGACCTCGCCGCACTCCCGCAGGACTTCCGGTGGGGCACGGCCACATCCGCGTACCAGATCGAGGGGGCCGTCGCCGAGGACGGCCGCTCGCCGTCCATCTGGGACACCTTCTCCCACACCCCCGGCAAGATCGACAACGACGACCACGGCGACACCGCCTGCGACCACTACCACCGCTGGCGCGAGGACGTCGCGCTGATGGGCCGACTGGGCGTGAACGCCTACCGGTTGTCGATCGCCTGGCCGCGCGTGCTGCCGGACGGCGACGGTCCGGTGAACCCCAAGGGCCTTGACTTCTACGACGAGTTGATCGACGGGCTGCTGGCGGCGGGCATCACCCCCTCCGTCACCCTCTACCACTGGGACCTGCCGCAGGCCCTCCAGGACCGCGGCGGCTGGCCCGAGCGCGAGACCGCCGAGCACTTCGCCGCCTACGCCTCGGTCGTCGCCGAGCGCCTCGGCGACCGGGTGTCCCACTGGACCACCCTCAACGAGCCCCTGTGCTCGGCCTGGATCGGCCACCTCGAGGGCAAGATGGCCCCCGGCCTGACCGATCTGACCGCCGCGGTCCGCGCCTCCTACCACCTTCTTCTCGGCCACGGCCTGGCCGCCCAGGCGATCCGCGCCGTGACGTCCGGCGCCGAGGTGGGCATCGTCAACAACCTCTCCACCGTCTTCCCCGCGAGCGACAGCCCCGAGGACCAGGCCGCCGCCCGCCGCCACGACGGCCACGTCAACCGCTGGTGGCTCGACCCGGTCCACGGCCGCGGATTCCCCGCCGACATGCGCGAGGTCTACGGCGTCGACCTCCCCGAACGCCCCGGCGACCTCGACATCATCGCCGCCCCGCTGGACTGGCTCGGCCTCAACTACTACTTCCCGGCGACGGTGGCCGACGACCCCGACGGGCCGGTGCCCCACGCCCGTTCCGTACGCCGCCCGGACGTGCCCCGCACCGGCATGGACTGGGAGATCGACGCGTCCGGCATCGAGACGCTGCTGCTGCGCCTCACCCACGAGTACGGCGCGCGCAAGCTCTACGTCACCGAGAACGGCTCCGCCTTCCCGGACACCGTGGGCCCCGACGGAACGGTCGACGACCCCGAGCGTCGGGACTACCTGGTGGGACACCTGGCCGCCTGTGCCTCCGCCGCCCGCAAGGGCGCCCCACTGGCCGGCTACTTCGCCTGGTCGCTGCTGGACAACTTCGAGTGGGCGTACGGCTACGCCAAGCGCTTCGGCCTCGTCCACGTCGACTACGCCACCCAGGCCCGCACCATCAAGACCAGCGGCCGCGGCTACGCGGAGATCGTGCGCGCGCACGGGGAGCTGGGACGCGGGACGGCCTGA
- a CDS encoding carbohydrate ABC transporter permease, producing the protein MSDTTLKSATTTVHRSPMAPPRTFMWTRRIFLTLLTGFVLVPVYVMVSSSLKPLADVTGKFRWLPSGLTFRPYIDIWSTVPLARYFVNSLIVAGAATVCSVVIAVFSAYAVSRYSFHGKRVFTVTVLSTQMFPGILFLLPLFLLYVNIGNATGIALFGSRGGLILTYLTFSLPFSIWMLIGYFDSVPRDLDEAALVDGCGPLGALFRVVVPAAIPGIVAVAVYAFMTAWGEVLFASVMTNDTTRTLAVGLQGYSTQYDVYWNQIMAASLVVSVPVVAGFLLLQRYLVAGLTAGAVK; encoded by the coding sequence ATGTCTGACACCACCCTCAAGTCCGCGACCACTACGGTCCACCGCTCCCCGATGGCGCCGCCGCGCACCTTCATGTGGACCCGGCGGATCTTCCTCACCCTGCTGACCGGGTTCGTCCTGGTGCCCGTCTACGTGATGGTCTCCAGTTCGCTGAAGCCGCTCGCGGACGTCACCGGCAAGTTCCGCTGGCTGCCGAGCGGCCTGACCTTCCGCCCCTACATCGACATCTGGTCGACGGTCCCGCTCGCCAGGTACTTCGTCAACTCGCTGATCGTGGCGGGCGCCGCGACGGTCTGCTCGGTGGTGATCGCGGTCTTCTCGGCGTACGCCGTCAGCCGCTACAGCTTCCACGGCAAGCGTGTCTTCACGGTCACCGTCCTGTCGACGCAGATGTTCCCGGGCATCCTCTTCCTCCTCCCGCTGTTCCTGCTCTACGTCAACATCGGCAACGCCACCGGCATCGCCCTGTTCGGCTCGCGCGGCGGCCTGATCCTGACGTACCTCACCTTCTCGCTGCCGTTCTCGATCTGGATGCTCATCGGGTACTTCGACTCGGTGCCGCGCGACCTGGACGAGGCGGCGCTGGTGGACGGCTGCGGGCCGCTCGGCGCGCTGTTCCGGGTCGTCGTGCCGGCCGCGATCCCCGGCATCGTCGCCGTCGCCGTGTACGCCTTCATGACCGCCTGGGGCGAGGTGCTCTTCGCGTCCGTCATGACCAACGACACCACCCGCACGCTCGCGGTGGGCCTCCAGGGCTACTCCACACAGTACGACGTGTACTGGAACCAGATCATGGCCGCCTCGCTCGTCGTCAGCGTGCCCGTGGTCGCCGGGTTCCTGCTGCTCCAGCGCTACCTCGTCGCCGGGCTCACCGCGGGAGCGGTGAAGTGA